From Flavobacterium alkalisoli, the proteins below share one genomic window:
- the recA gene encoding recombinase RecA, translating to MSGDKEAKLKALQLTLDKLDKAYGKGTVMKLGDQAVEEVEAIPSGSLGVDLALGVNGYPRGRIIEIYGPESSGKTTLTLHAIAEAQKAGGIAAFVDAEHAFDRHYAEKLGVDVENLIISQPDNGEQALEIAENLIRSGAIDIVVIDSVAALTPKSEIEGEMGDSKMGLHARLMSQALRKLTATISKTNCTVFFINQLREKIGVMFGNPETTTGGNALKFYASVRIDIRRSSQIKDGENVLGNRTKVKIVKNKVAPPFKTAEFDIMYGEGVSKTGEILDLAVEFEIIKKSGSWFSYGDTKLGQGRDAVKSLIKDNPELADELEEKIKLAIKESIA from the coding sequence ATGAGCGGAGATAAAGAAGCCAAACTAAAGGCACTGCAGCTAACGCTGGATAAACTGGACAAAGCATACGGTAAAGGAACGGTAATGAAGCTGGGCGACCAGGCCGTTGAGGAGGTAGAGGCCATTCCTTCGGGATCGCTTGGTGTAGATCTTGCCCTTGGGGTAAACGGGTACCCGCGCGGAAGGATAATAGAGATTTATGGTCCGGAATCGTCGGGTAAAACAACCCTTACCCTTCATGCTATTGCCGAAGCGCAAAAAGCAGGTGGTATTGCCGCGTTTGTGGATGCCGAGCACGCTTTTGACCGCCATTATGCCGAAAAACTGGGTGTAGATGTAGAAAATCTTATCATCTCTCAGCCCGATAACGGTGAGCAGGCACTTGAAATTGCCGAAAACCTTATCCGTTCAGGAGCTATAGATATAGTGGTAATCGACTCGGTTGCCGCACTTACACCAAAAAGTGAGATTGAAGGAGAAATGGGCGACTCTAAAATGGGTCTTCATGCACGCCTTATGTCGCAGGCTTTACGTAAGCTAACGGCTACCATAAGCAAAACAAACTGTACGGTATTCTTTATCAACCAGCTTCGTGAAAAAATAGGTGTTATGTTTGGTAACCCTGAAACTACAACGGGTGGTAACGCACTTAAGTTCTACGCTTCGGTAAGGATAGACATCCGTCGTTCTTCACAAATCAAGGATGGTGAAAACGTACTGGGTAACCGTACTAAGGTAAAAATCGTTAAGAACAAGGTTGCACCTCCGTTCAAGACTGCCGAGTTCGACATTATGTATGGCGAAGGGGTAAGCAAAACCGGAGAGATACTTGACCTTGCGGTAGAGTTTGAAATCATTAAGAAATCGGGCTCATGGTTTAGCTACGGCGACACCAAACTGGGGCAGGGAAGGGATGCTGTTAAATCGTTGATTAAAGACAACCCGGAACTGGCAGATGAGCTGGAAGAGAAAATAAAATTAGCAATAAAAGAAAGCATTGCTTAA
- a CDS encoding RNA polymerase sigma factor, with protein MGLEQIIHDCQNNSIKAQEQLYRLYASKLFAVCLKYSRNYADAQDNLQDGFLLIFKKIDQFRFQGSFEGWAKRVMVNNVLQKYRTQGVVELVNENIPDEEDTMEIEEDNISMDFLLAIIQELPDRYRMVFNLYVTDGFSHKEIAEMLNITIGTSKSNLARARIILKEKIEAHKGNTKVHSAK; from the coding sequence TTGGGTCTTGAGCAGATAATACATGATTGCCAAAACAACAGTATTAAGGCGCAGGAACAGCTTTACAGGCTATACGCCTCTAAGCTGTTTGCGGTATGCCTTAAATACTCGCGCAATTATGCCGATGCTCAGGATAATTTGCAGGACGGATTTTTACTGATCTTTAAAAAAATAGACCAGTTCCGTTTTCAGGGCTCGTTTGAGGGTTGGGCAAAAAGGGTAATGGTAAACAACGTTCTTCAAAAATACAGGACACAGGGTGTTGTAGAACTGGTTAATGAGAACATTCCTGACGAGGAAGACACTATGGAAATTGAGGAAGACAACATTTCCATGGATTTTTTGCTCGCCATTATTCAGGAACTGCCCGACAGGTACAGGATGGTTTTTAACCTGTATGTAACCGACGGGTTTTCGCATAAAGAAATTGCAGAGATGCTTAATATAACAATAGGCACCTCTAAATCTAACCTTGCCAGGGCAAGGATAATATTGAAGGAGAAAATTGAAGCCCATAAGGGCAACACAAAAGTTCATTCGGCAAAATGA
- the trhO gene encoding oxygen-dependent tRNA uridine(34) hydroxylase TrhO: MQLFNTLSAEERAELIEQSGKQRLTLSFYAYAHIQDPQQFRNELFLGWNPLEVLGRIYVAKEGINAQLSLPADNFYAFKDFIETYPFMKGIRLNVAVEQDDLSFLKLTIKVRNKIVADGLNDDTFDVTNKGVHLKANEFNSMLEDPNTIVVDMRNHYESEIGHFVGAIKPDVDTFRESLPIIEDQLANHKEDKNLLMYCTGGIRCEKASAFFKHKGFKNVYQLEGGIIEYTRQVKAEGLDSKFIGKNFVFDHRLGERITDDIVSQCHQCGKPCDNHTNCANEACHLLFIQCDECKAASENCCSETCQDIIHLPEEEQKALRRGIMNGNMVFKKGKSERLTYKKTGEAVTSVPLAKAKPVKKIKKVLVGKGEHFFTKASIGQFTIENQELKTGDTVMIVGPTTGQEELVIDKMFVNGKESDTAVKGDKVTFTVPFRIRLSDKLFKVLS, translated from the coding sequence ATGCAACTGTTCAACACTTTAAGCGCCGAAGAAAGAGCTGAGCTTATAGAGCAATCAGGCAAGCAGCGCCTTACGCTGTCTTTCTACGCATACGCGCACATTCAAGATCCACAACAATTTAGAAACGAATTATTTCTTGGCTGGAACCCGCTTGAGGTTTTAGGCAGGATATATGTGGCAAAAGAGGGTATTAATGCCCAGCTTTCGCTACCGGCCGATAATTTCTATGCGTTTAAGGACTTTATAGAAACCTATCCTTTTATGAAAGGCATAAGGCTGAATGTGGCGGTAGAGCAGGACGACCTTTCGTTCCTTAAGCTTACCATTAAAGTGCGTAACAAGATTGTTGCCGACGGACTAAACGACGATACTTTTGATGTTACCAACAAAGGGGTACACCTAAAGGCAAACGAGTTTAACTCGATGCTGGAAGACCCTAATACCATTGTGGTAGACATGCGTAACCACTACGAGAGCGAAATAGGCCACTTTGTAGGCGCCATTAAGCCGGATGTAGATACGTTTAGGGAATCGTTACCTATTATAGAAGACCAGTTAGCCAACCATAAAGAAGACAAAAACCTGCTTATGTACTGTACAGGGGGTATCCGTTGTGAAAAAGCGAGTGCCTTTTTTAAGCACAAAGGTTTTAAAAACGTATACCAGCTTGAGGGCGGTATTATAGAATATACCCGCCAGGTAAAGGCAGAAGGACTTGACAGCAAGTTTATAGGTAAAAACTTCGTGTTTGACCACCGTCTTGGGGAGCGCATTACCGACGATATCGTTTCGCAGTGCCACCAGTGCGGCAAACCGTGTGATAACCACACCAACTGTGCTAACGAAGCCTGCCACCTGCTGTTCATTCAGTGTGACGAGTGTAAGGCTGCCAGCGAAAACTGCTGTAGCGAGACCTGCCAGGATATTATACACCTTCCGGAAGAAGAGCAAAAAGCACTTCGCCGCGGTATCATGAACGGTAACATGGTATTTAAAAAAGGAAAATCGGAAAGGCTTACTTACAAAAAAACAGGTGAAGCAGTTACCAGTGTACCGCTTGCTAAGGCAAAACCGGTTAAAAAGATTAAAAAAGTGCTTGTGGGTAAAGGAGAACACTTCTTTACAAAAGCATCTATAGGCCAGTTTACCATAGAGAACCAGGAGCTTAAAACAGGCGATACGGTTATGATTGTGGGCCCAACCACAGGTCAGGAGGAACTGGTTATAGACAAAATGTTTGTTAACGGAAAAGAAAGCGATACTGCCGTAAAAGGAGACAAAGTTACCTTTACTGTTCCGTTCAGGATACGACTTTCAGATAAGCTGTTTAAGGTACTTAGCTAA
- a CDS encoding gliding motility lipoprotein GldH, with the protein MLIRNSLLAIGLLFLTASCDKKRVFDDYKAIKGTWNKDSIVSFQFEQNDTVTPYNMFLNIRNNNDYPFNNIFLIVNLEQPNGVTVTDTLEYMMANPDGSLLGKGFSDVKESKLWYKENEHFPKAGNYTVSIQQAVRKSGDIPGVEELNGVTEVGFRIESVESKE; encoded by the coding sequence ATGCTAATCAGAAATAGCCTTTTAGCCATAGGATTGCTTTTCCTTACCGCTTCGTGCGATAAGAAAAGAGTTTTTGACGACTACAAAGCCATTAAAGGCACATGGAATAAGGACAGTATTGTTTCGTTTCAGTTTGAACAAAACGATACTGTTACTCCTTACAATATGTTTCTTAATATAAGAAACAACAACGATTACCCGTTTAATAATATATTCCTTATCGTAAACCTGGAACAGCCCAATGGTGTTACGGTTACCGATACACTTGAATATATGATGGCAAATCCTGACGGCTCGCTTTTAGGTAAAGGTTTTTCTGATGTAAAGGAAAGTAAGCTTTGGTATAAGGAAAATGAACATTTTCCTAAAGCGGGTAACTATACGGTTAGCATACAGCAGGCCGTAAGAAAATCAGGAGACATACCGGGCGTGGAAGAGCTTAACGGTGTTACCGAAGTAGGCTTCAGGATAGAATCTGTAGAATCTAAAGAATAA
- a CDS encoding PorT family protein, whose translation MSEKKHIDRLFQEKFKDFDVAPPENMWKNIEAELQKDKKKRRVIPIWWYRVGGIAALFVIGLMLSWPIINGNHDTVTDPVVNPVVQEEDAAKQNSNGGDQNGNGAIVPDTESAVTQGGTNQTGNAASATENETTNSGVNATSGNQGATVMGSVKQQDAVVMGTGSNKSGKTSSKTKSGNENITSPVTQDKLLTQEERIAQGKTNTKSNGNTASGNENRSGITTDTDKLDVLQKENNQGVANNNTPVNSDKIDIQNDNNTTDENSIQFDDAEKESKLNQLINGNESEVADAEATVDTAVVEEENELEKLLREKEEGEKDEAIAEAVKNYKWNVKPQVAPLFYNSMSQGSPIDAQFASNSKNYDADMSYGVGLDYAINDKISIRSGINTVNLSYSTNDITYYASLDGQTNNIVSAGSRSANIVIETQNGNGDIAGLTPTSGTAPILFASNTFANQNFEGQMVQKMGYIEVPLEMSYKLLNKKFGIELIGGFSTLFLNDNNISVVSDQGYSTEVGEAGNLNDVNFSTNLGVGFKYSFWKSFEANFEPTFKYQVNTFNGSSGNFRPYFIGLYSGVSFKF comes from the coding sequence ATGAGTGAGAAAAAACACATAGACAGATTATTCCAGGAGAAGTTTAAGGACTTTGATGTGGCTCCACCGGAAAACATGTGGAAAAACATTGAGGCAGAACTGCAAAAGGATAAAAAGAAACGAAGGGTTATTCCTATATGGTGGTACAGGGTAGGCGGCATTGCGGCACTATTTGTAATAGGGCTTATGCTTTCGTGGCCTATTATTAACGGTAACCACGATACAGTTACAGATCCGGTTGTGAATCCGGTAGTACAGGAAGAGGATGCTGCCAAGCAAAATTCAAACGGCGGAGATCAAAACGGTAACGGCGCTATTGTACCCGATACCGAAAGCGCGGTTACACAGGGTGGTACTAACCAAACCGGTAATGCTGCTTCGGCTACTGAAAACGAAACAACAAATTCGGGAGTGAATGCTACATCAGGAAACCAAGGTGCTACGGTTATGGGTTCTGTAAAGCAACAGGATGCCGTAGTGATGGGAACAGGTAGTAATAAATCAGGTAAAACCAGTAGTAAAACAAAATCGGGTAATGAAAATATTACTTCCCCTGTAACTCAAGATAAATTACTTACTCAGGAAGAAAGGATTGCTCAGGGCAAAACGAATACTAAGAGTAATGGCAATACTGCTTCCGGTAACGAAAATAGAAGCGGCATTACTACCGATACAGATAAGTTAGACGTATTACAAAAGGAAAACAATCAGGGTGTGGCAAATAATAATACCCCTGTAAATTCTGATAAGATCGATATCCAGAATGATAACAACACTACTGACGAAAACAGCATACAGTTTGATGATGCTGAAAAAGAAAGTAAGCTTAACCAACTGATAAACGGAAACGAATCGGAAGTTGCGGATGCTGAAGCTACTGTAGACACTGCTGTTGTGGAGGAGGAGAATGAGCTTGAAAAACTGCTTAGGGAAAAAGAAGAGGGAGAAAAAGATGAGGCTATTGCCGAGGCGGTTAAAAACTACAAGTGGAATGTTAAGCCTCAGGTGGCTCCGTTATTTTATAACTCAATGTCGCAGGGTTCTCCTATTGATGCGCAGTTTGCATCAAACAGTAAAAATTATGATGCCGATATGAGTTATGGTGTAGGGTTGGATTATGCCATAAATGATAAGATTTCCATACGTTCGGGTATCAACACGGTAAACCTTAGCTACTCTACTAACGATATTACTTATTATGCTTCGTTAGACGGGCAAACAAATAATATAGTATCGGCAGGCAGCAGGTCGGCTAATATAGTTATAGAGACTCAAAACGGAAACGGAGATATAGCAGGACTTACACCTACTTCAGGCACGGCACCGATACTGTTTGCTTCCAATACTTTTGCCAACCAAAACTTTGAAGGGCAAATGGTACAGAAGATGGGTTATATAGAGGTGCCGCTGGAAATGTCTTACAAACTGCTGAATAAAAAGTTTGGTATTGAGCTTATAGGTGGTTTTAGTACATTGTTCCTAAACGATAATAACATAAGCGTGGTTTCTGATCAGGGTTACAGCACTGAGGTAGGAGAAGCCGGAAACCTTAACGACGTGAACTTTAGTACCAACCTTGGTGTTGGATTTAAATATAGTTTCTGGAAATCATTTGAAGCTAACTTCGAGCCTACCTTTAAATATCAGGTAAATACCTTTAACGGAAGTTCGGGTAATTTCAGGCCTTACTTTATAGGGCTTTACTCGGGTGTGAGCTTTAAATTCTAA
- a CDS encoding PSP1 domain-containing protein → MACTNCSTGSKDGTPRGCKNNGTCGTDSCNKLTVFDWLSNMSLPGGEETFNCVEVRFKNGRKEFYRNTEKLTLSIGDIVATEASPGHDIGIVTLTGELVKVQMKKKNVDPFGEVPKIYRKATQKDIDIWSEARNREEPMKVIARELAIKLNLEMKISDIEFQGDASKATFYYTANDRVDFRQLIKDYAREFSIRIEMKQVGFRQEASRLGGIGSCGRELCCSTWLTDFRSVNTAAARYQQLSLNPQKLAGQCGKLKCCLNYELDTYLDALKDLPDLDTKVYTEKGDAVCQKVDIFKGLMWFAYFDNMAHWHVISADNVKEIVALNKEKKRISSLEEYAIDPTVTEEDTIEKNFQNVVGQDSLTRFDKPKKKKKRPVKNKKPETAAAATNEAKPAQTNKNKQANGGNKPANNNNRPANNNNGNNPNKQGGQGNKNKRPNNNNRKPNNNSNNNKQQSNDKNANQK, encoded by the coding sequence ATGGCATGTACAAACTGTTCTACGGGTTCTAAAGACGGAACGCCGAGAGGATGTAAAAATAATGGCACTTGCGGAACGGACAGTTGTAATAAACTTACTGTTTTTGACTGGCTCTCTAATATGAGCCTACCGGGCGGAGAAGAGACGTTTAATTGTGTGGAGGTTCGCTTTAAAAACGGAAGAAAAGAGTTCTACAGAAATACCGAAAAACTTACACTAAGCATAGGCGATATAGTTGCAACAGAAGCTTCGCCGGGCCACGATATAGGAATTGTAACCCTAACCGGAGAACTGGTTAAGGTACAGATGAAGAAAAAGAATGTTGACCCGTTTGGGGAGGTTCCTAAAATATACAGGAAAGCTACCCAAAAGGATATTGATATATGGAGCGAAGCCCGTAACAGGGAAGAGCCTATGAAGGTTATTGCCCGTGAGCTGGCTATTAAGCTAAACCTTGAAATGAAAATATCGGATATCGAGTTTCAGGGAGATGCTTCTAAGGCTACGTTCTACTATACGGCAAACGACCGTGTGGATTTCCGTCAGCTTATTAAGGATTATGCGCGTGAATTCAGTATCAGGATCGAGATGAAGCAGGTAGGTTTCCGTCAGGAAGCTTCAAGGCTTGGAGGTATCGGTTCGTGCGGAAGGGAGCTTTGCTGCTCTACATGGCTAACCGACTTTAGGAGCGTTAATACCGCTGCGGCACGTTACCAACAGCTTTCACTTAACCCGCAAAAACTTGCAGGGCAGTGCGGTAAGCTTAAATGCTGCCTTAACTATGAGCTTGATACTTATCTGGATGCGTTAAAAGATCTTCCGGATCTGGATACTAAAGTATATACCGAAAAAGGTGATGCTGTTTGCCAAAAGGTAGACATCTTTAAAGGTCTTATGTGGTTTGCCTATTTTGATAATATGGCACACTGGCATGTTATCAGTGCCGACAATGTGAAGGAAATAGTAGCGTTAAACAAAGAGAAGAAACGTATCTCATCACTGGAAGAATATGCAATAGACCCTACCGTTACGGAAGAGGACACTATCGAGAAAAACTTCCAGAATGTTGTGGGTCAGGACAGCCTTACACGTTTTGATAAGCCTAAAAAGAAAAAGAAAAGGCCGGTTAAAAATAAAAAGCCTGAAACTGCTGCAGCTGCCACTAATGAGGCGAAGCCTGCACAAACTAATAAAAACAAACAGGCTAACGGCGGTAACAAGCCTGCGAACAATAACAACAGGCCTGCAAATAATAACAACGGCAATAACCCTAATAAACAGGGCGGCCAGGGTAATAAAAATAAAAGGCCGAACAACAATAACAGAAAGCCGAACAACAACAGCAACAATAATAAACAACAATCAAACGACAAAAATGCTAATCAGAAATAG
- a CDS encoding penicillin-binding protein 1A, with protein sequence MATNKKSAANNKQEENFSKYIKAFWKIYVGMVVLAVLFFLFASWGFFGHMPTFEELENPESNVATEIISSDGETLGKFYLQNRTPVKFADLPDNLVKALVATEDERYYEHSGVDARGTLRAILTLGRGGGASTITQQLAKNLFHGEGSKNLVMRVIQKAKEYVIATRLERQYTKDEIIAMYLNTVDFTHNAVGIRSAAKVYFGKEPKNLTTEEAAVIVGMLKNPSLYNPKSHPNNSKARRNVVFHQMEKNDFITEEEKVALQNKDLEMHYSPESHKEGVATYFREYLREFMKKWVEDNPKEDESTYDIYRDGLKIYVTIDSRMQKYAEEAVQEHLANLQEEFFLQQKNNKNAPFINISKEETEKIMERAMKNSDRWRMMKDEGKSEADIKKSFNVKTKMRIFTWKGEKDTIMSPMDSIRYYKNFLQTGMMSMRPETGHVMAWVGGVDYKYFQYDHVAQGARQVGSTFKPFVYATAIEQLHIRPCDSINDSPFTMPRGRYGIEADWTPRNSDGEFRGMIPYSEALAKSVNTASAKLMDRVGPKTVVDLTHKLGITSKIPEQPAIALGAVDVTVSEMVAAYSTFANKGLYMKPMVITRIEDKNGVVLYQQVAKPVEVMNKDIAYTVIKLLEGVTRSGSGVRLRTGKSNAASYKRVTGHPYQFTNPIAGKTGTTQNQSDGWFIGMVPDLATGVWVGNDDRAAHFKSITYGQGATMALPIWAIYMRKCYNDETLKVSKKEFERPESLSIDLDCDDHKEAVKDSVDTNVEPMDEFGL encoded by the coding sequence ATGGCAACAAACAAAAAGAGTGCTGCAAATAACAAGCAAGAGGAGAATTTCTCTAAATACATAAAGGCTTTCTGGAAAATATACGTTGGTATGGTGGTACTGGCTGTATTGTTTTTCCTTTTTGCCTCATGGGGTTTCTTTGGGCACATGCCTACGTTTGAGGAACTGGAAAATCCGGAATCTAACGTTGCTACAGAGATCATTTCTTCAGACGGCGAAACGTTAGGTAAGTTCTATCTGCAAAACCGTACTCCGGTTAAATTTGCCGATCTTCCTGATAATCTTGTAAAAGCGCTTGTTGCTACAGAGGATGAGCGTTACTACGAACACTCGGGTGTAGATGCAAGAGGTACACTAAGAGCTATCCTTACTTTAGGTAGAGGCGGTGGTGCCAGTACCATTACCCAGCAGCTTGCCAAAAACCTTTTCCATGGTGAGGGTTCTAAAAACCTTGTGATGAGGGTTATCCAAAAAGCTAAGGAGTATGTAATAGCTACACGTTTGGAAAGGCAATACACCAAAGACGAGATTATTGCCATGTACCTTAACACGGTAGACTTTACTCATAATGCTGTGGGTATACGTTCGGCAGCAAAAGTATATTTTGGTAAAGAGCCTAAAAACCTTACTACCGAAGAAGCAGCTGTTATTGTGGGTATGCTTAAAAACCCTTCGCTATACAACCCAAAATCTCACCCTAATAACTCTAAGGCAAGACGTAATGTGGTTTTCCACCAGATGGAGAAAAACGACTTTATAACCGAAGAGGAAAAAGTGGCATTACAAAACAAAGATCTTGAAATGCACTATTCTCCGGAATCACACAAAGAGGGTGTTGCCACTTATTTCCGTGAATACCTGAGGGAGTTCATGAAAAAATGGGTGGAGGATAACCCTAAAGAAGACGAAAGCACTTATGATATTTACCGAGACGGTTTAAAAATATATGTTACTATAGACTCCCGCATGCAAAAGTATGCCGAAGAAGCAGTACAGGAACACCTTGCTAACCTGCAGGAAGAGTTCTTTTTACAACAAAAGAACAACAAGAATGCGCCTTTTATAAACATCTCTAAAGAAGAGACTGAAAAGATTATGGAAAGGGCCATGAAAAATTCTGACAGGTGGCGTATGATGAAAGATGAAGGCAAGAGTGAAGCCGATATCAAAAAATCATTTAACGTAAAAACCAAAATGAGAATCTTTACCTGGAAGGGAGAAAAAGATACTATTATGAGTCCTATGGACTCTATAAGGTACTACAAAAACTTCCTGCAAACAGGTATGATGTCTATGAGGCCGGAAACAGGACATGTTATGGCCTGGGTAGGTGGTGTGGACTACAAATACTTCCAGTACGACCACGTAGCTCAGGGTGCAAGACAGGTAGGCTCTACCTTTAAGCCATTTGTATATGCCACTGCAATAGAGCAGTTACACATAAGGCCTTGCGACTCTATAAACGACTCTCCGTTTACCATGCCTAGGGGCCGTTACGGCATTGAGGCTGACTGGACACCAAGAAATTCTGATGGTGAGTTTAGGGGGATGATACCTTATAGTGAAGCTTTGGCAAAATCTGTGAACACTGCTTCGGCAAAACTTATGGATCGTGTAGGACCAAAAACAGTAGTAGACTTAACCCATAAACTGGGTATAACTTCTAAAATACCGGAACAGCCTGCAATTGCACTTGGTGCAGTAGATGTTACCGTTAGCGAAATGGTAGCTGCTTACAGTACTTTTGCAAACAAAGGTCTATACATGAAACCTATGGTTATTACCCGTATTGAAGATAAAAACGGAGTAGTGCTTTACCAACAGGTTGCTAAACCGGTAGAGGTAATGAACAAGGATATCGCTTATACGGTTATAAAATTACTTGAAGGTGTTACCAGAAGCGGCTCTGGTGTACGATTAAGAACAGGAAAATCAAATGCTGCTTCATACAAGCGTGTAACAGGCCACCCGTATCAGTTTACTAACCCTATTGCCGGTAAAACAGGTACTACACAAAACCAGTCAGACGGTTGGTTTATCGGTATGGTACCGGATCTTGCTACCGGTGTTTGGGTAGGTAACGACGACCGTGCCGCTCACTTTAAGAGCATTACATACGGGCAGGGAGCTACCATGGCATTACCTATATGGGCAATATACATGAGAAAATGCTATAATGATGAAACACTTAAAGTTTCCAAGAAAGAATTTGAAAGGCCTGAAAGTCTTTCCATAGACTTAGATTGCGACGATCATAAGGAAGCTGTCAAGGATTCTGTAGACACTAACGTTGAACCTATGGATGAATTTGGCCTCTAA
- a CDS encoding membrane lipoprotein lipid attachment site-containing protein yields the protein MKKLILFFAALFLLTSCSFDEDNPQFHVAFVPVVGVEMPEYFVHGENYEIKVKYQRPTDCYFYDGFHYEEKNNALVIAVQTLVIEDSNCASLDGVEPEEASFNFACSPTYGGSSYLFKFYTGKNEDGTNSYMEVEVPIAQ from the coding sequence ATGAAAAAGCTGATTTTGTTTTTTGCTGCTTTATTTTTATTAACGTCCTGCTCTTTTGATGAGGACAATCCGCAGTTTCACGTGGCGTTTGTTCCTGTTGTTGGGGTAGAGATGCCCGAGTATTTTGTGCACGGTGAAAACTATGAGATAAAAGTAAAGTACCAAAGGCCAACAGACTGTTATTTTTATGACGGGTTTCATTATGAGGAAAAAAACAATGCCCTGGTAATTGCGGTACAAACACTGGTTATTGAAGACTCCAACTGTGCTTCCCTGGACGGGGTAGAGCCGGAAGAGGCTTCTTTTAATTTTGCCTGCAGCCCTACCTATGGCGGCTCGTCTTACCTGTTTAAGTTTTACACGGGGAAAAATGAAGACGGAACTAACTCATACATGGAGGTAGAGGTTCCTATTGCACAGTAG
- a CDS encoding ORC-CDC6 family AAA ATPase → MIKDSKIIQAVSSISQRAERQRDINKIIDSYVEVGILPQLINNNNQILYGRRGTGKTHILRILEDTINKTPNKTTCYIDCRFLGSSPQFTDHTMSIEYRCSSLFTDILNEIFNSILNYIAYNPNKNSDLALDSLNSLEKTSIEEIQKSKKITNREKGLKEKQSGNNISLNPSSIDVSFTNASKKSDENEKTTEFETEEFEKIVFPDLHYYLQRVLKEAEVDLFLIIDEWSAIPIDIQPYLAEFLKKSFIPVPEVILKIGALEYRSSFTIPREKHNYIGFELGSDISTNLDIDEYFVYDRNPSEITNTFSEILFKHIKSELPENFLYENYAIKTNKQLLQTLFTGNTAFDELVRASEGVVRDYINIFTLAFFDAQRKNSSNIDKKIVVEASRQWFENDKAKNLDDFLHEKVRLIIDEVIGKKKARSFLVSRKLEQNPIIQKLFDARVIHIVKRGYSDKDNPGIRYNIYSLDYGTYVDLINTSKQPQIEFEFTEEVDSEEFIVPFDDKRSIRRIILTEQHLE, encoded by the coding sequence ATGATAAAAGACAGTAAAATTATACAAGCTGTTTCTAGTATTTCGCAAAGAGCAGAAAGGCAAAGAGATATAAATAAAATAATTGATTCTTACGTTGAAGTAGGTATACTACCCCAACTTATTAATAATAATAATCAAATTTTATACGGCAGAAGGGGAACAGGTAAAACTCATATTTTAAGAATTTTAGAGGACACTATAAATAAGACTCCTAATAAAACTACTTGTTATATAGATTGTAGATTCTTGGGTAGCTCTCCTCAATTCACAGACCATACAATGTCAATAGAATATAGATGCTCGTCTTTATTTACTGATATTTTAAACGAAATATTTAATTCTATATTAAATTATATTGCTTATAATCCAAATAAAAATTCTGATTTAGCTTTAGATTCTCTAAACTCTCTAGAAAAAACTTCAATAGAAGAAATCCAAAAATCAAAGAAAATTACTAACAGAGAAAAAGGACTTAAGGAAAAACAGTCTGGAAATAATATTAGTTTAAACCCATCATCTATTGATGTTAGCTTTACAAATGCCTCAAAAAAAAGTGATGAAAATGAGAAAACAACGGAATTCGAAACAGAAGAATTTGAAAAAATAGTTTTTCCAGATTTACATTATTATTTACAAAGAGTTTTAAAAGAAGCAGAAGTTGATTTGTTTCTTATTATAGATGAATGGTCAGCTATACCTATTGATATTCAACCATATCTTGCAGAGTTCTTAAAAAAATCTTTTATTCCTGTTCCTGAAGTTATTTTAAAAATTGGAGCACTTGAGTATAGATCGAGTTTTACTATCCCTAGAGAGAAACATAATTATATCGGTTTTGAATTAGGTAGTGATATAAGCACAAACCTTGATATTGATGAATATTTCGTATATGATAGAAATCCAAGTGAAATCACAAATACTTTTTCTGAAATTTTATTTAAGCATATAAAATCAGAACTGCCGGAAAATTTTTTATATGAAAACTACGCCATAAAAACCAACAAACAACTCTTACAAACATTATTTACAGGAAATACCGCCTTTGATGAATTAGTAAGAGCCTCGGAAGGAGTTGTAAGAGATTATATAAATATTTTTACTCTCGCTTTTTTTGACGCCCAAAGAAAAAATTCTTCTAATATAGATAAAAAGATAGTTGTAGAGGCTAGTCGACAATGGTTTGAAAACGATAAAGCAAAAAATCTTGATGATTTTTTACATGAAAAAGTTCGTTTAATTATTGATGAAGTAATCGGTAAGAAGAAAGCTAGATCTTTTTTAGTGTCAAGAAAATTAGAGCAAAATCCAATTATCCAAAAGTTATTTGATGCCAGAGTAATTCATATCGTTAAAAGAGGATATTCCGATAAAGACAACCCAGGAATTAGATATAATATTTATTCTCTTGATTACGGAACTTATGTTGATTTAATAAACACAAGTAAACAGCCACAAATTGAATTTGAATTTACGGAAGAAGTAGACTCAGAAGAATTCATTGTTCCTTTTGATGATAAAAGGAGTATAAGAAGAATAATACTTACCGAACAGCATTTAGAATAA